Within Campylobacter jejuni, the genomic segment AGCCATTGTCCATCTTTAATATATACTAATGAAGATTTTATATAATATTCATTCAACTTTAATAACTTAATTATACCCCCAGAAAACGAGAAGCAATTAATATTATCATTCCAAGAATAGTTTAGTTCTTTTAAATCTAAATTTAATAATTCAAACAATACCTTTTGAATGCGATAGTTTTCCAGATACAATTTTATTTTTTCTAGCACTTTATTCCTTCAGCCACCAATAAATTAAGCCTTTCTATATTAATTATATAAAAAAAAGCTTTTGATATAATTAAACATTAAAATAAACAAATCATTAAAAATCTAATATTAATAAAATCAAGACAATCAATGCAATTAATTTTATAAAAACTACATTCATGATAAATCTTAAAAAATATTTTTAAACTATTCCTGAATATAATTCTTGCTATGTTTTAAAAATTATTTAGTTTAGAAAATTTTATAAAGGTTTTAACTATGAAAGAAAAAGAATATAGCATTGTGAATAATTTGCTTAATCTTGATTTTAATAAATGTGAAAATATATTTTCACTTCATGAATTAATAAAAAGAATTGCGACTATTGTTTTGTAAAGATGGTTCTAATGCTAGAAACAAAATAGCACATGCAAGATTTTCCCAAGATGCATTTGATGGGTATTATAGACTAGCGGATTATATGTGGATTTTTTTGATGGTGTTTTTTATTAAAAACCATAACAAAAAATAATATATTATATATGTCTGCATTTTCCCAAGTCAAATAAAAAAGAAATCCGTTTCAAACCCCTAAAAATAGGCATTTTATAGCATAAATACTTGCAAAAATTATTAAAAAATGGTATTATCATGTTAATAACTTTAAAAAGGAAATTATAATGCACACTATAACCATTACAAGTGATGATATTGATTTTATAAAAAGTTTAGAATGTTTGTCAAAAAATGCAGGAGCTATTTTTAAAATTTCTAAAAATGATTTAGAGGCTACTTTGGATAATTATGAAGATAATCGAACCATAGATGAAATAAAAAAAGAAGCTGAAGAAACTTTATTACACTATAAACAAGGAAAATTATCAGTAACTCCATTAGGTAGCGAATGGCTGTGAATGAAAATTGTGGAAAGTGATAAATTTAAAAAAGAACTTAATAATATTTTAGCCTTTATTGCTAAAGATAGTGTGAGTGCAAAAAATTATTTTTCAAAATCTTTAAAAGATGCTATTTTGTGTATTGACAATATGCCTTATAAATTTCGAAAATCTACTCTTTTTAATGATGAAAACATAAGAGATTTTATCTTTAAGAAATATGTCATTCCATATTATATAGATTTAAAAAACGATAAAATACTTTTAATTACGATTTACAAAAATAACCTTGTCAAATAAAAAAAAGAACCCCATTTGAACCACTAAAAAATAGGCATTTTATAGCAAAAATACTTGCAAAATTTATTAAAATATGGTATAATTTTATTAAAAATATGAATAAGTTATAATTGAAAGGAATAAAGATGGATAAAGCGCACTTAATTATTTATTTAGCAGTACTTGCATCTATTGTTAGTGTTTTAATAACTTGTTGTCTTTTGTATTTAATCAGAGATAGGTTAAGCAAATTGTTTTCTAAAAATACATTATTGAAAATCAAGAAGTTTTTAAAAGAGAATTTTGAAGATACTGATGACTCATTAAGATCACGCTCGTCAATTTTTGAAAGTGATTATATTAATGATCCAAAATATAGCTTTATGATAGGAAATATATACTATACTACTAATCGCCACTAAGCCTAGTTAAAACTAGACTCGGTGCATTATTATTTATAAGCATCATTGATTTTTTCATTTCTTTCTTCTATAGCAGTTCCTGTTTTAAATTCAGCTGCATTTGCTGCTTTTTGAATTCCACCTGCTAATCCTTCTGATTTAACATCATTAGGGGCATTTCTTGTTGCCATAAAGCCTTTTTGTCTTGAATTTAAATCATCTATGGCTTTATTGTGATCAGTCATAACACCTCTTGGATCATGATAATTGTGTTTTGATTGTCCAAACAATCCATTTGAATTGACATTAGAATCTACTCCTGCGTAATGTGATAATCCTTGCATATCCCCTCTTGCAGCCATATTTTCAACAGCATTCACAGCAGAAGCCACATTTTCTTTACTAACTACGCCACCATAATTTTCATTGATATAGCCTTGAACGATAGATGAGCCACCATCATAACCCACTGAATTATTAAGTGTTTTAGCTTCATTATAGCTATCCATAGAACTTTTAATACTAGCAGAATTTGTAACATTTCCTGTTTTAAGAAGATTGTTAAATGAAGCACTTGCATCTCTATTTTTGCCAATTTCATTAGAAAGACTTTCGTTAAAGGTTTTATTAAATGTTTCTTTTTGATCTTTGCTTAGATTTTGATACCAAGCTTCAGATTCTTGAGAATTTGTAGATAGTTCCCCACTAACACCGAAACTAATTCCAACTTTTCCACTTATAATATCATTATAAGCTTGTTTTACATCCACACCTGTTGCTTTAGAATAAGCATTAGCTAAAGCATGTTGCGTTGCATTAGTAATAGCACTTCTATCATTTTCTGATAAGGCTAAGCTATCTCCTTTTCCACTAGCAACTTCTAAAGCTCTTTGAGATAGGTTAGAATTTTGAATCACATCACTTAGAGCGTGTGCTCTTGTTTCTAAATTGCTTGCAGTCATACCCGCATTTAAACCTTTAATAGAAGCATTACCTATAGAACCATTAGCATTGATTACAGCTGAACTTCCTGTCATATTATCTTTAACTAATTCGCCACCATGTTGCATATCTCTTGTTCCCATAAAACTTCTACCGCTAACACCAAACGAAGATTGAAGAGTATTATAACCTGCACCCACAGCCCAAACTTCATCTCCTCTAGGAGCAGCAATGCTAGTTTGTGTAGATAAGGCTTGCTGATTTGCAAAGCTTCCAGCAGCTCTTGAAGCACCTGCTAGAGCTTGAGATAATCCAGAAGCAAAAGTTACAAATCCTTGTTCACTTGCTTTAGCTATAGCATAAGCTAAAACAGGAGTACTCATTACAAGATAATTCATGAAATTTGATCTATTTGCTACTTCTTTAAATATAAGCATATTATCTCCTAAGCTTAAAGCTGCTTTTCCACCTGTTATTACTTGTGCAACATTCATAAGATTAAAATCATTTAGATAATTAATAATACAAAGTATAGGAGTCCAAAGCACTATCCAAATACATAGAGTAAAAAACATCTTAATATGAGCGTAAGAGCCAAATACAATAGAAAGCAAAGCAACAAGCCAAGATAAACCTATAATAATAGCTGTTAAATAAGCTTTAGCTAAAGGCAAATAAGTTTGTGCCATGTGTCCTTGTGCTTGCATACTTGCATAAAATTGCTGATCCGCATAAGCAGTATTTGCAGCCACAGAAGCAGGATTTAATCCTACTGATTTAGCGGTATTAATGATTGCATCTTGAGAAGCAAGCATTATCATGGATTGCTGTAAATAAGATCTAGCACTTACAGCTTGTTCATTATAGATTTGTGCAGCGCCTAAGAACTTTTGCTCATAATTTGCCATATCATCTACCATACCAAGCAAAGCAGCATGAATCTTCATAGCTTCATCTGTATCTTTTTTAATCATTTCAACGATTTGAGGACCTGCATCAGAACAAGGCACAACACTTTGTTCTTCAATATTATTGTTATTTTTAAACAAAGGAGTAAGCTGAGAGCCATTGCCTATGTTTGTGAAAAGATCTTGCATTAAATTATCAGAGTTTTGAAAAAGATTTCTACCTTGTTGATTAAGCAAGATACCTACTGAAACGCAGTTTCTAAAGTAAAAATCAATATTTTTTTGCAAAGTTGCATCAATAGCCGAAAGCTTTACGCTTGGCAAAGTACTCATCACTTAAAGTGAAAAACCTAAACCTGCGTTAGAAAAATTTGTAGATTGTGGAGTTGAAAAATGTTTTTCCATAGCTTCTAGGATAACCTTCTCAAATTGTGTCATTAATGCAAAGCTTTTTCCTATGCCTATAGGAATTTGAGAAATGACATAATCTTTACTAGTGACTTCATCGTAAATCATGAAGCGGTGATTATTGTCATTTGGTGCTTTTAAAAACATGTACCAGACTACAGCAAAAAGTACAAACATTTTTCCAAATTCAAACACAGGGTTTGTTTGTCCATCCATTGCTTTTTTAATACTAAAAAGTAATAATGAAATAGCTAAGGCTGCATTAACGATATAATCTGTTTCAGTGGTTATTCCTTTAACCGCTTGCATGATTTCATTCATCACATCGCCATAACCCCAAGTATAAATTAGATTGCTATTAGCTATGTTTGTAGCACCAAATAAAAATGAAGGTGTAAAAAACAAAGTGCTAAAGAATAAAAAGTAAAATCTTTTCATGGACTGTTTTAAGAAGTTAAAGAGTTTATTTGGTATAATTATAAAAGGGTGCAACGCCAAAGGGCTGCAACCCTTTAGCGTTAATTTACCGCCCAGAAGGGAGGTGAGCTTAATGCTAACAAAAATTATCCTTATAATTATACTCTTAATGCTTTGCTATGTCAAGGCTTATTGAGTATCCCCTGCTTTTGCAGGGTTTAGGATAATCCCTTTGGCTTACACTAAACAAACTTTTAACTAAACCCTATCTTCCTTTCTATTGATTTATTTTCTTTTTTAATTTATATTTTTCTTGCTTATGCTAAAAGATAAGATTCAATCATAAATAAAATATATTAAGAAGTCAAAGAATTTGTTTGGTATAATTGCATTAAGGGTTTTGCCACAAGGCTGCAACCCTTTAGTGTTAATTTACCGCCCAGAAGGGAGGTGATTAAATTGTCCAATAAAATTATAGTAATTATTATACTATTATGTATAATAGTTGTCAAGTGTTATTAATACTTGATTTCCCCTTTTAAAGGGAAGCTATAATTTCCCTTTGGCTTACACCGAACAAACTTTTAACTAAGCTTCTCTTCTTTCTATTGAATTTCTATATTTTTTTATATTTTTATTTGAACTAAATAATAAACTTAACAAGATTTAAATTTACCAAATCTACTATCTTTTTATTTCAATCTCACATTCATAATCATATTAGATAAAAAGATACTATCTTTATCAAAGTCTTTTGAGTTATATTCATTTTTTGATTGTATATTTTGCATAGTTTGCATTAAAGTTGAAAGATTATATAAACTTAAACTTTCTAATATATTTATGAGTTCTATCTTACTCAAAGTATTAAAATCATTTAACAATCTAAGATAATTACTTATAATAGAAGAAGAGTGAATACTATGAAATAAAATTTTATTTTTTATATCTTTTTTAATAAAAAATTGATTATTTTTTATATAAAAATAACTTCTAAAATGATTATTGCTTATTATTTGATTATAAAAACTTAAAAGACTTTCTTTGCTGTTTAAGTCTATAAAATTAAGATAAAAATTCTTTTCTTCTAAGGCTAATTTTAAAGCATTAAGATTCGCAAAAGAAGCATTAAGATTTTCATTATTTTTTAAAGCAAAAACGATATTTTCTTGTTCTTGTTTTTGGGTAATAGCATATTGTAATAAAGGATTTTTATAATGTGTATCGCTATTGATTAAAACATTGATATAAAAAGCTTCTTTGCTTTTTTGAGTTAATTGAAGCAAAGATAAAAGTGTAGAAGGGATATAAAAAGAATCAAGCTTTAAATTTAAATACTTATCATAAGTATTTATATAAGTTAATTCTTGACTAAAATCCAAAGCTTGTTCTTTTAAATTTAAAAGCATTGTTCCACCTAATCCTAATAAAGCTAGATTTTTGAAATTCTCTAAAGCTTTTCTTTTTTCTAAATCGATTTGAAGTATTTTTTGCATTGTTTTTCCTTTCTTTTGTGGTTTACTCTTTGATATTATGCTCTTTAGCATAAGCTCTTATCTTAACTCGAAGTTCTTGCGGAAAATTATATCTATATATGGCAGGAATTCTTGGATCAAGGAGTTTGTCTAAATATCCTCTTTTATAAATCCATTCCAATCTTTCAGGGGTAAAATAATAAGGGGCATTAGGATAGCCTTGAGGAGGAGTTAAGGCTGCTAGTTTGGCATGTAATATTAAAGTATCATTAAAAAGTTGTGCACTTTCTTCACTCCGATCATTTGGAATATCATAACCATAAGCATTAATCATACCATTAGAATACCCATCCATATAACGATCAAATTCTCTTCTGCTTTCATAAGTAGAATCTATATCCCTTGGATCTTTTATTTTACCCTCAACTATATCACTTCTTAAGGCTTTATATATATCCCCAGATTCATCGCGAGCAATTCTATATTTATTATAATCAATCACCCAATCTACTCCCATAATCTCATCTATAAAAGGAAGCATACCAAATTCATCAGGTTTTAAAGTCTTAGCTAAGGTTTTAATCTCTTGTTCTCTTAAAGGATTTTTATGCACTCCTACTAAACCACTTCCTACAGCAATATCTGCATAACCATAAATAGCACCTAATAAATTAGGTTTATCTAATATACTACTTCCTCCACTTAATTGTATATAAAGTATAGTAGCTTGGATAAATCTTGCATTAAAACCATTTTGAAACATATCATTAGCTAGGTATTTATAATCACCTAATATTCCTGCTGCCATACCCCATTCATTATGAAATAAACTTGATCTTAGATTATGTTTATTATCATCTACTATTTTATATAATTTTTCATATTTAGGATCTACATTTCCTTTTTCATCTACAGCTCCTATAGCTTCATAAGGTATATCTATAACAACACTTCTTATACCACTTCTTATAACTAAATATTTATATCTTTCTTTTTTAGTTTTTAAAGATTTATAATAAGCTTTTTCTGCTTTAGTCCAAGGAGCTATGCTTCCTTTGATAGGATCTTTTAAATATATGCTTTGCCAATCTTTAAATTCAAGCAAAGTAGAACTTTGCCCTGTGTAAAGATTAGGATCTAAATATCTGGGTTGATAGTCTTTGTAAGGGGAGTTTTGTTTGATATTGTGTGCTTCAAACAAAGCTTTGGAATATTCTTGGGTGTATTTGCCTACCTTAGCTCCCCCATCATATAATAAAATTTTATTTGTTTTTTCTACATCTAATATAAGTCCATTAGGTGTATAAATCTCGTAAGTTTCACTCATTTTTATCCTTTCATCCTATATATAAACCATCTTCCATGATTATAGTTGTAGCTAGTCTGCCTATGAATTTATTAGAATAATCTTGTATTTTACCAATATCATCACTTTCTTCCACACCATCTTCATTTTTACTTTCATCTTTTTTCTTTTTTCTTTTTATCCCCTTATACATCACTTCTAAATTATGTTGTCCTATGGCTTCTAAATTTTCCATCAATCTTCTTGCCTTTTGCCTATCTTCTATGAACTTACCTCTTTCATCTTGAGTGGTATTATAAATCCCATTTGCATATTCATATAAAATTTGTATAGTATCATTATAAGCTAAGATAGGGTGTTGTTTTATCACTGGGTGTTGTATTTTATACTCTTCTTTTCTTTGAAAATGCTCTAGCTTATATATATTACAATTTCTAAGTTCTATATTGTTTTTTTCAAAAAATTCCATATCATTTAAGATATATTTGCCTTCATTGATTTTATCTTCCATAAAAGCACTTCTTTTTTCATCTAAAATAATATAAGATAAAAGTCTTTTTAAGGCAAATTCCCTAGCTTCACTTGAAGTTGTAGCACAAGCAATACTAGGATAATAATTAAGCCCACCCGTGCATAATAAAGAACCAAAAATAAACTCAGATAAATCAAAACTCATAAATCTAGAATTTATCAATAAAGGATAGGTTAAGTATTCTTCTTTTTTTACAGCTAAAGGAAAATCATAATTGTAAGTAAATTTTTCATACATTAGTTTTTCATATAAAATTTTCAATCTTTCATAATTTGTAGGCAAAAGTGTATCAATAAAAGATCCTACTAAATTTTTTAATATATCCACGCTCAAGTCTTTACTCATTTTAATAGAAAAATCAATAGCTAATTGTTTTTTTACTTTTGATATCAAATGAATTTGCTTAGCTTTATCCAATCTTGAAAAACTCTTTGACTTTTTTAATTCACTTGCATATTCTAATTGATTAAAATAATAATAATTTGTTCCTATTTGATATAAAAAAAGCTTATTGAGTGATTTTTTACTTTTTGGATTAATTTTTATAAAACGCCCCTTAGGGCTAAGCGCATAAAATATCCCTAGTTCTTTAAAAAAATGTGCTTTAAAACTAGAAAATAATTTATTACCATAATACTTTTTATCTAAGCTTGAATTTATAAAAAATAAAATCATTTTTTTAAAAAAATCAGGCTGACTCATAAAAAATTCTGTAAAAGGAAAAAGTTGCTTAATAATATTAAAAAAAGTAATATCTATAGATAATTTTGCAAGTTCATTATCAAGCATAATTTCTTGAATACTTTTATCTGAATCTTTTTTTGAAGGAAGAGTTTTGTCTGTTTGTATATTTTCTTCAAATTCAATCTCCTCATCAAAGCTTTCATTTAAGGTTTTTAAAAAATTTACATAAGTTTGATCTTCTTCTTCGAAATCATTTTCAAACATAGCTTTGGCTAATTCATCTAAATAAATAACTTCATCTTCTTTTTTATTTTTATTTAATTCTTTAGATAAAAAGATATAAATTTTTTTATCATTATCATAAAAATAAATATCATCAGGGATAAATAAGATATACTCATTAAAATAATTTGGTATTTTAATCCTTTGGTAATTAAGTGAAATTTCTTTATCGCCATAATCTGGATTTGGAATTACAATATTTTTAACACCAAGAGAATATTCTTGCGTAAAAGCTAAGTCTTTTTGTAAAACATACAAAGTTAAAGTCAATAAAACAACCGTTAAAGGTGAGTATTTCCTAAAATCTACATTTTCATATGTTTTGGATATTGATGAATCTAACTCAAGAAAAAATTGTATTTGATCATAGCAAGAATTGATATTGTCTAAATAATCATTAAAAAGCTCGACATATTCTTTTACTTTTTCTTTTTCTTTTTCGCTAATTTCTTCCAGTTCTTTAGGCAATTTAAAAAAGCTATCAATATAAGCAAAATCTTGCTTAACTTTTTCATATTCTAATCGTTCGTTTATATATTCTAATAAATAAAGTTTGACCCAAGAATATGTTTGATTATAAAAATTAAAATACTCTTTTATTTTTGATAAATCTGTCCATCAAGTTTCACAAAAGGACAAAGTTGCAACACAAAATCATCTTCCTTTTTAACATCTCTTTCTATAAAATAAGAGCCATAATCTCTTTTACTAGGAAATTGCTCTTTTAACCCAAGTTTTTCATTTTTTGTAAGAGCTTTTGGGCGATTTTTTATTATTGCTCCTAATTTTTTTTGATACAAGTCCTCACAAAGTCCTGCATTGTTAAGCTGTGGTGGATTAGTAATAAGCAAATAATTTTTACCCATTTTGGTTGTATTGATTTGATCAGTATTTTTTTTATCTAGTATCATTTCTACTAGCATGGAAGAATTTAAATCAGGATATTCTGCATAAAAGAAATGATTGAGTTTAGAGATATTTAAATTGATTGCTTTTTTTAATGTTGTATCAAAATTATTTAAACTAGAATTCACTAAAAGTGTATTATCTAACTTTTCATTTTCAAATTTTAGATTATTTTCTAAAAAATTATCAAAAATACCTTGAAATTCTTCATCTAAAATAACTTTATAAAAACTATTTTTATAAAGACTAATAGAAGGTACATTAGAATAAGATGAAAAATCTAATAATACTTTATCATCTATAATCAATACATCAGATAAAATTTCTTCATTGCACAAAGCGATAATAGGATAAAGCTTACTAGTAATAAGCTCTAAAAGTGGATAAGCAAAATCATAGTAATATTTTTGTTCCTTATACTCTTGATACTCAGCAGAAGAATTATAAGCTTCAAATAATGTATTTACAACAAAAACATAAGGATTTTTTTTTGACTAAAGAGACAGGTTTTTTAAGATTGGTTACAGAATCTAATATATTGATAAAAAATTTTGCTATAGCTCTAATAATTTGCTTATATTCATCATCATTAGATTGAGTAATATTTTTTAAAAGTGTATTAAAAAGTGTATCTAGGGTAAGTTGTATCTTTGGTTTAATTTCTTGCTCAAAATAGTTAGATTCTTTGATATTTTTTAATAATATATTTAATTCTTTTTGAATTTCTTTTAAAAAATTTTCAATATTTTCTACATTGTTTTCATCAATAATTTTATTGAGCGTTTTATTTTCATTTTGATTAATTGCATTATTTAAAAATTTTAAATTATTAAAGATAATTTTTTTAATGCTAGATAAATTTTTATCAGAGCTAAATTTTTGTTCTTTTGTGATTTCGTCTTTATTGGCTTGATTTAAATGTATGATTTTAAAAGTTTTTGTATTATCAATTTTAAAATTATCTTCAATAGTATGTAGTGTCTTATACAAAGAATTCTTAGCTTCTTTATATCCATCAAAATCACTGCATATAAAAATAATTTTATTAGCATTTTTGGTAAGATTTTTTAACTCGATTTCTAAATTATGATTTGATGCAATTAAAGTAAAATTTTTTATTTTCATATTTTAACCCCATTTACCACCACAAATTTACAAACATAAAGCTCTTGTTTTCTATCTTCATCTTCTAAGATTTCATCTAGTCCTTGTGCGATTTGAAGTTTTAAATTTTGCATTTTTGCAGGAGCTAAAAAACTAAAATGATATTCATTTAATTCTTTATTATCTTCTAAAGCATTTTTGATGATTTTATCATACTCATGTAGCTGTGTAAAATACCCTGCTCCTAAATCTTTATTTTCAAATTCCTTATAAGCACTTTTATAAGCTTTAGCAATGTTTTTTGGGATAATAAAATAAAGTTTGATTAAATTAGTATCAAAGCTAAGATTTAATTCTTTAAATTCATAATCTTTACTAAAGTCTTGTTTGAATTGATTAAGAATATTTATATCCTCTATATCTTTTAAATCTTTTAAATCTTTTAAATCTATATTAAATTCATTTAAAGCCTTATCTTGTTCTTTTTTTTCATTATTGATTAAAAGATTATAGATAAGTAAATTATCTTTTTGAAATCTATCACTTTTATAATGAAGTCTTATTATAGGCTCTTTTAACTCTATTTGATTTTTACTTTGTTCTCCTAAGCCCTCTTTAGGATCAAAGCTGTGATCAAATTTAAACTTAGTAGGAGTAAAGCTTACTTTTAAAGCAAAGCCTTTATCTGTTTTACAAGCTGAGATGAGTTCTTGTAAGATTACATATTCATTATTGACTTTCTTTTGAGATAAGGATCCTTTTACATTAACAACTTTAGTACAAGGAACACTTACACCTGCTATAGTATTAGGACAAGCTACTATACTAGAGTTTAATAAATCACTTTCTAGCATTATAGGCACACCATCATCTTTAAAAGTTTTTCCTTTGTTTGATTTAAGTATGACTTTACCTCCATGGATACATTCTAGGTTTTGATTTTCTAAAAGAGCATGAAGTTTAGCTATAGCTTGTTTTTTATCTACTTGTGTGGTTTTTTGTTCTTTTAAAGTGTTTGAAATTAAGTCTTTATACTCTAAGCTTTGTTTGCTTAAACATTCTAATTTGATATTTAAAGAATTTTCTATAATAGAATAATTAAGCAAGCAAAGTTCATCATTTTTATAAAAGATGCTAAGTCTTCCTTTGCCACTGCTTTCATCTTTAGGAGAAAAATAATAACT encodes:
- a CDS encoding type II toxin-antitoxin system RelE/ParE family toxin, with the translated sequence MKIVESDKFKKELNNILAFIAKDSVSAKNYFSKSLKDAILCIDNMPYKFRKSTLFNDENIRDFIFKKYVIPYYIDLKNDKILLITIYKNNLVK